In Arachis hypogaea cultivar Tifrunner chromosome 2, arahy.Tifrunner.gnm2.J5K5, whole genome shotgun sequence, a genomic segment contains:
- the LOC112736728 gene encoding uncharacterized protein yields MEDDHNTKVAQELQIQNYSSDGNGNENGSGGGSGRSSKKPKQRKVPQRGLGVAKLEKIRIEELQKKNFATVQLHQQEDSIASTKPTYMHPPIQNFHHSIQPAPRSQAEFRPMSLQQQMLDAKVPGTGTVPLTNSSGFEKEMFVVDPAAIQFLPSFSFESNPVWPLPNLGPRAPQFHHQLTSMVNVSPSGMSTPPMLHYSKEPPSNQNCNVNDLLARQAEKIIGMKRPYPFCLDAPPVPAYNYKLHPFAETQMNAATLCNSGFNYDAGNSSLRELPSCSASNSELNSRKRSKENENFNGDFLTLAPPTPTSSPPSQTKPFSAFLEIPNQDNPESESPSFQGTIEDQVPQPQAFNRFNQQEQPFYYFFPPAAHELQTGLSTARTPNVNGAKENIDLNLKLGK; encoded by the exons ATGGAAGATGATCATAATACAAAAGTAGCTCAAGAGCTTCAAATACAAAACTATAGTAGCGATGGTAATGGGAATGAGAATGGTAGTGGCGGCGGCAGCGGTAGATCTTCGAAGAAGCCGAAGCAGAGAAAGGTGCCACAGAGAGGACTTGGTGTGGCAAAGCTTGAGAAGATAAGGATAGAAGAACTGCAGAAGAAGAATTTTGCTACCGTTCAATTGCATCAACAAGAAGATTCAATTGCATCAACAAAACCCACATATATGCATCCACcgatccaaaattttcatcaCTCAATTCAACCTGCTCCTAGATCACAAGCTGAATTTAGGCCTATGTCACTCCAACAACAGATGTTGGATGCTAAGGTTCCGGGCACCGGCACTGTTCCATTGACAAACAGTTCAGGATTTGAGAAGGAGATGTTTGTGGTTGATCCTGCAGCTATACAGTTTCTACCAAGCTTTTCTTTTGAATCCAATCCTGTTTGGCCTTTGCCTAATTTGGGCCCGAGAGCACCACAATTTCATCATCAATTGACTTCCATG GTTAATGTCTCGCCGTCCGGAATGTCAACACCACCAATGCTTCATTACTCAAAAGAGCCCCCTTCAAACCAAAATTGTAATGTTAACGACCTGTTAGCAAGGCAGGCTGAGAAG ATTATTGGCATGAAGAGGCCTTACCCCTTCTGCCTGGATGCTCCTCCTGTGCCTGCTTACAATTATAAGTTGCATCCGTTTGCCGAGACGCAAATGAATGCCGCAACTTTGTGTAATAGCGGATTCAATTATGATGCTGGCAATTCAAGTCTAAg GGAACTGCCATCATGTTCTGCTTCCAACTCAGAGCTAAACTCAAggaaaagaagcaaagaaaatgAGAATTTCAATGGAGATTTTCTAACATTGGCTCCTCCTACTCCTACTTCATCCCCGCCTTCACAGACGAAGCCTTTTTCGGCTTTCCTAGAGATTCCCAATCAGGACAATCCTGAATCTGAATCTCCATCTTTTCAG GGTACTATAGAAGATCAAGTTCCTCAACCGCAAGCGTTCAACCGGTTCAATCAACAGGAGCaacctttttattatttcttcccTCCGGCGGCCCATGAGTTGCAAACCGGACTTTCAACAGCTAGAACTCCCAATGTTAATGGAGCTAAAGAAAATATTGATCTTAATTTGAAACTTGGAAAATAG
- the LOC112736718 gene encoding chloroplast stem-loop binding protein of 41 kDa a, chloroplastic produces the protein MATLSSSSSASLLFSASSSNLFPLSHSSTSRLSFSSSLPSSSIFSASSPTFLAYPSSSSRLFATSNNDGGAVFSINASAAVKKKVLIVNTNSGGHAVIGFYFAKELLGSGHSVTILTVGEESSDKMKKPPFNRFSEIVSAGGRTVWGNPADVGSIVGGEVFDVVLDNNGKDLETVRPVIDWAKSSGAKQFLFISSAGIYKPTDELPHVEGDTVKADAGHVAVEKYLEETFSSWASFRPQYMIGSGNNKDCEEWFFDRIVRDRPVLIPGSGLQLTNISHVRDLSSMLTLAVEKPEAAKNSIFNCVSNRAVTLDGMAKLCAQAAGRPVNIVHYDPKAVGVDAKKAFPFRNMHFYAEPRAAQTKLGWSPTTNLPEDLKERFEEYVKIGRDKKPIKFELDDKILEALKVPVPV, from the exons ATGGccacactttcttcttcttcttcagcttcttTGCTCTTCTCTGCTTCCTCTTCCAACCTCTTTCCACTCTCACATTCTTCAACTTCAcgcctttctttctcttcttcccttccttcttcttctattttttcagCTTCTTCTCCAACCTTTCTAGCATACCCTTCATCATCATCCAGGCTTTTTGCAACAAGCAACAATGATGGTGGTGCTGTTTTCAGCATCAATGCAAGTGCTGCAGTGAAGAAGAAGGTTCTCATTGTGAACACCAACAGTGGAGGACATGCTGTGATTGGATTCTACTTTGCAAAGGAGCTTCTTGGTTCTGGCCATTCTGTTACCATACTCACTGTTGGTGAAGAATCCTCAGATAAGATGAAGAAACCCCCTTTTAACAGATTCTCA GAAATTGTGAGTGCTGGAGGCCGGACAGTGTGGGGAAATCCGGCAGATGTAGGGAGTATTGTCGGAGGGGAAGTGTTTGATGTGGTTTTGGACAACAATGGCAAGGATCTAGAGACTGTGAG GCCGGTGATAGATTGGGCAAAGAGCTCTGGTGCCAAGCAATTCCTGTTCATAAGTAGTGCTGGAATCTACAAACCTACAGATGAGCTTCCACATGTTGAAGGg GATACTGTTAAAGCTGATGCTGGCCATGTTGCAGTGGAGAAATACCTTGAAGAAACTTTCAGCAGTTGGGCATCATTTAGGCCTCAGTACATGATTGGTTCTGGCAACAACAAAGATTGTGAAGAGTGGTTCTTTGATA GGATTGTCCGGGACAGGCCGGTACTGATTCCGGGGTCAGGACTGCAACTGACCAACATATCTCATGTTAGGGACTTGTCTTCAATGCTTACTCTAGCTGTTGAGAAACCAGAAGCTGCAAAGAACAGCATCTTCAACTGTGTGAGTAACCGTGCTGTGACTCTAGATGGAATGGCAAAACTGTGTGCTCAAGCTGCAGGGCGCCCAGTGAACATTGTCCATTATGATCCAAAAGCTGTTGGTGTTGATGCAAAGAAAGCTTTCCCTTTCCGCAACATG CACTTCTATGCTGAACCAAGAGCAGCCCAAACAAAATTGGGATGGAGTCCTACTACAAACCTCCCTGAAGACCTCAAAGAGAGGTTTGAGGAGTATGTAAAGATTGGGAGAGACAAGAAGCCAATCAAATTTGAGTTAGATGATAAGATATTAGAGGCCTTGAAAGTTCCAGTACCTGTGTGA
- the LOC112736683 gene encoding probable transmembrane GTPase FZO-like, chloroplastic — MVPVIFTQRTSITTTPYASSSYSSSHFTPRFLTLPRTHHTPSCSISNNAPDQSTNPQKQLLRSQQQPRTLFPGGYKRPELKVPTLVLQLRTDEVFDSNALDLVDKAVSKFVGVVVLSAAGDDSGGRLYEAACVLKNLLRERAYLLVSERVDIAAAAGATGVLLSDKGLPTVVARNTMLDSKSESVVLPLVARIVQTIDAAVNATKSEGADFLIYGSVDPKDLSKEVNSVCEKVKIPIFVSWNLHGDRMSYAEASSLLASGGSGFVTTLEGFSLLDDDFLRKLFDMQYANDKITLDGVSGILNKHTLSSMDTDLHSEAEVVAGFIKLEDKEKQLIETEKLVLNEAIEVIKKAAPLMEEVSLLNDAVSQIDEPFLLVIVGEFNSGKSTVINALLGERYLKEGVVPTTNEITFLRYTDVDIEQQRCERHPDGQFICYLAAPILKEMTIVDTPGTNVILQRQQRLTEEFVPRADLLLFVISADRPLTGSEITFLRYSQQWKKKVVFVLNKADIYQNARELEEAMSFVKDNVQRLLNTEDVILYPVSARSALEEKLTAKSNVGKLNDLSSSGSHNGASSFDELEKFLFSFLDGSTIPGMNRMRLKLETPVGIAERLISSCQTLVTQDCRYAKQDLAAVNDIVNSVNEFAMDMETESVSWRRQTSSLVETTKSRVVELIEATLLLSNLDIVASYTFKGEKSTMPATSRIQNDILGPAVSATQNLLGEYENWLRTKSTQQGRLYKESFEKRWPTLNHENSEIEKNESLKKVDQAGSQVIDGFSSSAASKSFEQEVREMFLSTFGGVGVAGVSASLLTSVLPTTLEDLLALGICSAGGYLAISNFPRRRQSVIDKVKATAEKLASELEEAMKKDFNEAMENLNNYVKILGKPYQDQAQNRLNMLLEIQEELSNVEKKLRTLQVEIQNLHVS; from the exons ATGGTGCCCGTCATTTTCACCCAGCGCACCTCCATCACCACCACGCCTTACGCCTCCTCCTCTTATTCTTCTTCACACTTCACCCCTCGCTTCCTCACTCTTCCCCGCACTCACCACACTCCTTCATGCTCAATTTCCAATAATGCCCCTGACCAGTCCACCAATCCGCAAAAGCAACTTCTCCGCTCGCAGCAACAACCACGGACGCTGTTTCCCGGTGGCTACAAGAGGCCAGAACTCAAGGTCCCCACGCTGGTTCTCCAGCTTCGAACCGACGAAGTGTTCGATTCAAATGCCTTGGATCTGGTGGACAAGGCCGTTTCCAAGTTCGTTGGAGTTGTTGTGCTCTCTGCCGCCGGCGACGATAGCGGTGGCAGGCTTTATGAGGCTGCTTGCGTCTTGAAGAATCTTCTTAGAGAACGCGCCTACTTGCTCGTCTCTGAGCGTGTCGATATCGCTGCCGCTGCTGGTGCTACCGGAGTTCTCCTCTCCGATaaag GTCTTCCCACTGTTGTTGCTAGGAATACTATGTTGGATTCGAAATCTGAATCGGTGGTACTTCCCTTGGTAGCTAGGATCGTCCAAACAATAGATGCTGCAGTGAATGCAACGAAATCCGAAGGTGCTGATTTTCTTATATATGGTAGTGTTGATCCGAAAGATCTTAGCAAGGAAGTCAATTctgtgtgtgaaaaagtgaagataCCTATTTTTGTCTCGTGGAATTTGCATGGAGACAGGATGTCTTATGCTGAGGCTTCAAGTTTACTTGCTTCTGGTGGTAGTGGTTTTGTGACTACTTTGGAAGGTTTTAGTTTGTTAGATGATGATTTCCTGCGCAAACTATTTGACATGCAGTATGCTAATGATAAGATAACACTGGATGGTGTTTCTGGCATTTTGAATAAGCATACATTGTCGAGCATGGATACTGATCTTCACAGTGAAGCGGAGGTTGTGGCTGGGTtcattaaattggaggataaggAGAAACAGTTAATAGAAACAGAGAAATTGGTGTTGAATGAAGCTATAGAAGTTATAAAAAAGGCTGCACCACTG ATGGAAGAGGTTTCACTTCTTAATGATGCAGTTTCTCAAATTGACGAGCCATTCTTACTGGTTATAGTG GGTGAATTCAACTCCGGTAAATCTACTGTGATTAATGCACTTCTTGGGGAAAGATACCTGAAAGAGGGAGTTGTTCCCACTACTAATGAGATCACATTTTTACGATACACTGACGTGGATATTGAACAACAACGATGTGAAAGACATCCAGATGGTCAATTCATATGCTATCTTGCTGCTCCAATTCTTAAAGAA ATGACAATTGTTGATACACCTGGAACTAATGTGATTCTTCAGAGGCAACAACGTCTCACAGAGGAATTCGTACCACGTGCTGACTTGCTTCTGTTTGTTATTTCTGCCGATCGTCCTTTAACTGGAAGTGAG ATTACGTTTCTTCGTTATTCTCAGCAGTGGAAAAAGAAAGTGGTCTTTGTTTTGAACAAAGCTGACATATATCAGAATGCCCGTgag CTTGAGGAGGCGATGTCCTTTGTTAAGGACAATGTACAGAGATTGCTTAATACTGAAGATGTGATATTGTATCCAGTATCTGCTCGGTCTGCTCTTGAAGAAAAACTTACTGCTAAGTCTAATGTTGGGAAGCTTAATGATTTGTCTAGTTCCGGTTCTCACAATGGTGCCAGCAGCTTTGATGAGCTTGAAAAGTTCTTGTTTAGCTTTTTGGATGGGTCAACAATCCCTGGGATGAATAGAATGAGGCTCAAGCTTGAAACACCTGTTGGAATTGCAGAGAGACTAATTTCATCGTGTCAAACACTTGTGACACAAGATTGCCGATATGCCAAGCAGGACTTAGCTGCAGTGAATGATATTGTTAATAGTGTAAATGAATTTGCAATGGATATGGAAACTGAGAGCGTTTCTTGGAGGAGACAAACTTCATCTTTG GTTGAGACTACAAAATCACGTGTTGTGGAGCTCATTGAAGCTACTCTACTATTGTCAAATCTTGATATTGTTGCTTCATATACTTtcaaaggagaaaaatctacaaTGCCTGCAACATCAAGAATCCAGAATGACATACTTGGTCCTGCTGTTTCAGCTACTCAG AATTTACTTGGAGAATATGAAAACTGGTTACGTACCAAAAGTACCCAACAAGGGAGATTATACAAGGAATCTTTTGAAAAACGATGGCCAACTTTGAACCACGAAAATAGTGAAATTGAGAAGAATGAGTCATTAAAGAAAGTGGATCAAGCTGGGAGTCAGGTGATTGACGGCTTCAGCAGCAGTGCAGCTTCAAAGTCATTTGAGCAAGAAGTTCGTGAGATG tttttatcgaCTTTTGGTGGAGTGGGTGTGGCTGGTGTATCTGCTTCGCTACTGACATCTGTGTTACCAACAACACTGGAAGATCTTCTTGCTCTTGGCATTTGTTCTGCTGGCGG GTATCTTGCTATATCAAATTTCCCAAGGCGCAGACAGAGTGTGATAGATAAAGTGAAAGCAACAGCAGAGAAGTTGGCATCTGAGCTTGAAGAGGCCATGAAGAAAGATTTCAATGAAGCCATGGAAAATTTGAACAATTATGTGAAAATCCTTGGTAAGCCTTACCAAGATCAAGCACAGAATAGACTTAACATGCTtctagagattcaagaggaactATCGAATGTTGAAAAAAAACTTAGAACATTACAAGTTGAAATTCAAAATCTTCATGTCTCATGA